In the genome of Leopardus geoffroyi isolate Oge1 chromosome B1, O.geoffroyi_Oge1_pat1.0, whole genome shotgun sequence, the window GTGGTGTCCCCACTTTCTCTGAAAGAGGGGTGAACCCTGGAAAGCCTCACCGCCCCCCCACTAGTTCCCTTTGGGTATATGGGGGCTTCGTAGAAACCTTTCCAAGTCCCCACAGCACTAACATGAGGGTTTTCTCAGCAGACCTTCCTTCAGTTCTGGCTAAAGGTCAACACCAGCAGGAGGAGGTGacagatttaaaagaaagatCATGTGGGCCAGCAGGACGGGAGGCCCAGGATGCTTTGGAGATGAATTTCCACCTCCTTCATTTCTGTGCTTCTTAAGGCCTCTTGAACTTTATGGGCCAGAGGAAGATGAGCTGAGACCATGTCGTTGGCAAAATTCCCAGGAGCACTTCCGTGTTACTTTCTGGGGACCAGGGCTTGCATGACTGCTAGATtcagcctctgtctctgtcacggTAAACAAGTTTCTCAGGGAGTCTGTCATGCCCTATTTGGTGGGGACgacggggaggggagagagaggtagTAAGACATAAGTCCAAACCGTGAATAACCCCTTTCCTCTTTGGATTGACTGGAGTTTCCAGAGGGCTTTTGGCCCTCAGCGCTACAATTAGGAAACAGAAAACCCAACCAACAAAAACACATCTAAACCACAGACAAAATCACCACTCTGTTGTAacccatccaaaaaaaaaaaaaaaaaaagcgctatCCAGCCAGAACTGATTTGAGCCCACAGCTGGGTTTTCTGAGCTCCCAAAGGTCTGAGAAGATCCCCAGGCCCAGGCCAGGTGAACACTGTCAGGGCTCACTCCAGGGTTTGCCGGGGCTTACTCCCCACGCACGCTGAGTGCTTCATGAGAATTCATAGCAcctctgctccttttttttttttttttaatgtttatttattttttgagagagaaagagtgtgagcaggggaggggcagagagagagggagacacagaatctgaagcaggctccaggctccgagctgtcagcaaagagcccaacgcgaggctcgaactcacaagctgtgagatcgtgatctgagccgaagtcagacacttaactgactgagccacccaggcgctccacctCTGCTCCTTCTTAAAAGCATTCCCATTTGGGCCATAAACTATATGGTCTCTAAGTGAACACATGGAGAAATGGACTCCAGGCCTCAGCCCTGGGTCTGTGTGTCCACTCTGAAGCCTCACTCTCCCTCGGAGGCTCTTCTATCAGGGCCAGCAAACTACAGCCAGCAGTTCGAGTCTAGCCCTTGGCCTGATTCCATATTACTGTATGGGCCCACAGCTCAGAATGGCTCTTACATTTGTAAagtttcgttttttgtttttgttttggaagaaTATGTGATAGAGGCTGCATGCAGCCCAAAACGCCTAAAATCGTCACTCCCTGGCCAATTCCAGAAAAAGGTGGCCAACCCCTGCTCTAACCTTCTCGTCTTGCAGTTGGCGGTGAAGGGCCAGGATCCTGGATCATTGTTAATGTTTTCGACCCCAAGGAAAATGACCGTCATGCCTCCTCATCTTACTGCTGCCAAGTTTGAGTCCAGCGGAGGGCCCGATGCTACGGAGACACATCGGTAAGTTTGTGAATGACGCCAACTGAACATGTCACCTACCAGAGAATCCCATGTGGACATAGACCACCAtggagattccctctctctctcctcgtcAAGGTTCCTCATGGTGAAGGGCGGGGAAGGAGGGTTAGAGCCTTGCTGTGCTACCACATGGCTTCCACTCCGGTGGAAGTCAATGCTGAGGCCGCCAGTCCTGCCCGTCAGCGACAGCGCCTCCATAGCCACAGGCCCCTTTGGTGGTTTCTTGCCACCGATCACACCCACTTGGGCCCTTGGATACCCAAATCACGTGCTGTTTGCATTTATGCTTGCTCGTGGCCTGTGGCCCTCGTGGGTGCTGAGGAAGCCTTTGGGAGGGACGTGCCATTTGCATCTAAAGACGTATTCACTCCTCCCCAGTTTTCTGCATCTCTCCAATCTGAGGGACTTCTTTTCAGAATGACCTCTAGTCTCAGTTCTGTGAGAGTGACTCTAGTGTTAACGGGGAGAATTcttggaaaaagaataaaggacCCATGTGGTCGTCCATGGTGTTACCACTGACTGGGTATGTGACTTTAGGAAACACACCCAGGGCCTTCATACCTTTTACCCATGAAAACGAGCTGGTGTCTCTTCAGCTTGAACACAGGTGTTATGAAGTCCAAGCTGTTGTCTGGAATGCTATTCGTCCCTGTGATTCTTATGAAGAATGTAGGCAGCATACATGGTATTTCTCACAAGTTTATATTTAGGAGCATTTTTCAAAAGAACGTGTTGGCTGGCTCCTAAGTACTCAGTATCGTTATCCTTAACCTTATCCCTGCTGGAAACACTCAGAGCCCCTTCAGGAGAGCACATGACAGGGGGACGGCAGAGTCAAGGCCAGAGCCCAGGCTTCTCGAATCCTAATACTGACACACAGCATAACCCACGGCTTTTCTTGGCTATGAGAGGATTCACCTTGAACATGAATGTCTCTTACAGGGTTTGGGTAGAAGCAGCATCTAGCACCGCCTTGCACATGATAGATAAGCAGTAAATGTTCAGAGTAATTCAGGACTGGGTGTTTGCTATTCTGGGGACACTGCCCTAGAAGAGTGTTTGTTCTGTTGTTGTTAATTTCCTCCAGCCATCTCGGAGCTGTCTGTCTCCTAAGTTAGACTTCTTTAAGGATTATGCAAACCATACTGAATCTCAAATAGACATTCATAGAAACCACTGTTActttcctccccctgcccattTCTGCGAAGGCCAATTGTGGGCAGTGCCTGGCAGCCTTGAGGAAGGCAGTTATGTGTGTAGGTCCTTTTTTGCGTTTATTTACTAGGTGCTGAGGTTTAACAGGCTCTACCTCCCCACTGCAGAACCCCACTGCCTTCTGCAGTGCGGCACAGCCCGAGTTACAGGAAACATCTGGCAACAAtttgcctctccctctgtcccatcttctgaactttgaaataaaatgtccctagaaatctttttttttttaatgttttatcatttatttttgagagagagacagaatgcgagcagggaggggcagagagggagacgcacacacccagaatccaaagcagctccagtctctaagccgtcagcacagagcccgacatggggcttgaactcacaagctgtgagatcataacctgagctgaagtcagacgcttaaccaactgagccacccaggcaccccaaaacgtCCCTGGAAATCTTACTTAGGGTGAATGTCTGACACCCAAAAGAGAAGAGGTCCCACCAGGAGCTGGTCCATTTTGCTGGTTATAGTTTGAGTAAGTAGTTACAAGCTACCATGGGCATTTACAGTTTTTCCACCTTTAAAAACAGTAaaccaaaggggcgcctggatggcttagttggttaagcatacaacttcggctcaggtcatgatctcgtagtttgtgagttcgagccccacattgggctgtctgctgtcagtgcagagcccgcttcagatcctgtgtctccctctctctctctgcccctgccctgtgtgctctctctctcaaaacaaaacaaacaaaaaaaccccacacattaaaaaaaaaaaaaccagtaaaacCAAAAATATGCTTCAAGAGCAAATGAGAGGGTAGGAGACATGCCCTCAGATCAGTAAAAATGGGTTCTGAACAACACTGGCCCTGTGCTTCTTCCCTAGCACTTATTTCTGTCACTATGACCAGCTTTCACTGCTGTGACAACTTCAAAAGCAATTACCACCCGTACCACCCTTCCTGTGTGTCTCACAGCTTTTCAACTCAGCCACTGATTGCAGTCCATCCCTCTGGAAACCTATATTCTGTATGTCGAAacatacagattgaaaataattctccccaggggtgcctggctggctcagtcggtagagcgtgcgactctcactcttggggttgtgagttcaagacccacgttgggcacagaacttgaaagaaagaaagaaagaaagaaagaaagaaagaaagaaagaaagaaagaaaggaaggaaggaggaagaaagaaagaaagaaaagaaaatcataaaaaaaattctcagcctCTAACTGACTCCCAGAATAGAGTCAGTTTTAAAATAGAacagtttcagttttgttttttctacctTTATTATATTTTCGCATTTGAGATACAGACAACCTACGCTCTTACACCACACAAAAGACACCCATTCTTGTGATTTTAAAGTGCATTCCCCCTTTAACTTtgtgtacaaaaatatttatttttttaaaacatgcagaCGTTTCACGACAAGGCACTTTTAGGCATCAAATGAAGACAAGCCTTCTGTTTTACATTCACACTGAAGTAAAAGTGAGCCACAGTCATCGCAGCTGCCCTCCTGGGGGTCCTCACGGGTCCAGAGGTCTCTGGGATCAGATCACCCAAACTGCAAAAACATTCACGGCTTTACAACTTGGGCCGACGATCTTGACGACCATGGCAAGGCAAAGGCGCGTGTAACCACAGCCGAACTTCCCGGTCAGGAAGTGCACAGAACCTGCCAGAAGGTCTCCCAGGACCCTGTAAGGTCCCATTATGCTCATGACTTTATTCCCAGTATCAGTGATGGGCGCCTCCCAGAGCAGAGGGCCACGCATCCAGGGGAGGAATTTTACAGGAGGAAACAGGTGGACGACACTCAAGGTTTTCGTTCACTTCACAGAGAGGGAAGAGCCCAGAAAACAgggcacttttaaaaaatgagctgaCACTTTTTTGGTTTATAAACATAATACACAACCCATTTAACATCCAAGTGACTACAAGCaatgcttgtttttaaaatgcaaattatatgcaaggatcaaaaccacaaaaaacattcttttagCAGTTCACAatttacacctttaaaaaaacgttgaaaagagTAATGTTTTGCCACAGTTAAAATtaaatcttagaggaaaaataaattctacctTGACTCTGAAATGGTTTTAATTTCTGGAGAACTACGTAAACTCCCCTTATTTCTCACCAGTTCCCCTACcataagaatacttaaaaaaagaaagagaaaagaaacccaTTCAAATGCTCCATACCTTCCAAGAAACACTGAAAGCTTATTTATTACGTATCTTTCTATAGTCCAGCTTATTTATTGCACCTAATTTGCCAATGCTTCCCAGGGTATTTGGGAAATAAATAGGAAACGAAACGGAGCTGGTTCTCCATTTCTGGGCGGGAGGCTGGTCCTTTGGGGACAACCTTGGGAAGGGCACTGGGGCTGGGGGACGTTGGTCACCATAACCGACAGCTGTCCGAGGGTCAAACCCCCAAGTCAGGCTGCAATGACGTCTCCAACTAAGAAACTTGTCACTGTGTGTGGACCTATTTACTGAGGGTGAGCTCTGAAAGAAGGAAAGGTTCTGTTGAAGCAGGTCCCGGGGCCATCTGTGGATATCCTGGGACAGAACTGGGCCAAAGGGAGACGGACTGATGGCTGAATAAAGACAGTACAACTGTTCAGAGGCCCCTTGCTCAGCGAAATGACTGACAGGGAACTGCATTCTCTCGTCAGGGGAGGGTCTTTGCAAGCAGGTGACGACTTGCCTGGGAGGCTGAGCATCCCAGGTGTACTGGCTGGGGGGGGTTGCAACCAGTGCCCCCAGCAACAAAGCTGGGGTGAGCTGCCAGGAAagaatggtggggggagggcttaTGGCTGTTTTAAGAGATACTGATCACTGAATTACCATATTTCAAATTTGACCCCGGAATGTCTGAAGATCACCATTACTGAAAAAACGAACGGGAGCCACCTGaggcatttttcttttgcatagtGAGTGATCTCGTTACCTTTAGTCTGGTAACATGTAAATGACAGTGCACCCTGTACCTTTCTTGACTGGACGGAGGTGGCCCAGaacttcttaaaacaaaatatattcccGACCTCTATGAAATCAGTTTTGCTTCCATTCGACTTTGATTTGCACTATCAATCGTGCTGGTCGCCAGATCCGTAACAACAAAAGTGCCGTCTGTGTGCCTGATGTAAGATATGCTTAGAATAAAACACAGTTCTGCCCAAGTTCAGCACAAGACAAAAATGTGACTGTCCCATATATTGTATTACGCAATCCCCGAGTCCTACCCACCTGGGAGAGGCATAAGCAATAAAGCACTAGGTCGCAGACTAGTAACAGCCAGTTTTAGGAACAAGAACTAACATCAACCACCACACCgcttaagaacatttaaaaagtcgaaatatgttaaatttcaaaaaagaaagaaaaaaacaaaacaaaaaaaaagccaaccacAAAACTCTAGGAGCCTGGACCCTCCATACCTGCCTGGCACCAATGGACAAAGCCACAGCAGCCAGGAGGTTTTTTTCTAATCGGTCTGGAACACGCAAGCCAAAGTGACTCCTCACTTGCTAATGCCAATAGCTGTGCCTCCGTGTCCAGGCAGCTGTGCACCCCTCTTCCTGCCTCATTTTATGCAGATCAGGCAAAAGGAAAACGAGACAGCCATTTAACTAAgctccaaaaacaaaagcaaaacagaaaaaaaaaacaaaaaacaaacccaacctTCTTCAAATAcgtatgtaaaaatattttttaaacacccCCAAGTACAAGCCAATCTTGCCCAAGAAAACTCACAGGCTCTGGGGATCCATCTGTCAATGAAAGTCCCAGGAGTCTCACGTCAGTATGAACCGACAATTTTTAATGCATTAGTCCAATATGGTTAAGAACAAGTAACCTCTGATATTTCAGAGTCGccaaacatggaaaataaaatgtgagaactTGGTGAGGTTTTTCTCCCTGATCCCTTTATGCACTTGCACTCCATAAATAAGAAGCCCCAGGTCACAGTCCCTGCGTGCTCGGAAAGAGGCCTGGGTGTCGCAGATCACGGTCAGCGTTAGACCAAACACTCACTGAAGGCTTTGAGGATAGATGGGATCTGCAAATCACAATGTCCTGAACACGGCAGGAAGGAGGGCTCTCGAGGAAAGGAGAGTCTCAAATCCCTTTGTGAAGAATGGGGTGCCTGCAAACCAGCGAGCGAGTTCAAACAGATCCTGTAACGGAGCCGTCTGGTGACTCAGGAGCCAGTACTTCGAAAGCTCCCCCAGACGCCAAGCGGACATGCTACCCGCGTCCCACCCAGACTGTCCTGCCTGTCACAGTCTGTAACCCAGCACTGGAGCCGGTTACTTTTGCTAACTGGGGCATCGTTCTCTGCTGGACACTCTGTGCGGTCAGAAAGAGGAAATGCCTGTCTTCGGCATAGGCTAATTTGCCTTGCTTATCTTTTCCTCGGCATCAGATGAGCTGTGGacgaaaataaaatgcaaaaaaaaaaaaaaaaaagagcacagagaTAAAGCGTGAAGTACGTGGAGACCCGGAACAGCAgcagcaaggggtggggggtgggggggcgaccTGGCTGGGCAGACAGCATGCAAAGATGAGCCGCAAGGGTCCAATGGGAGGTGACTGGGCATGGAGTGACTTTCAGGTGACTGATTTTCCACATCCCGGGGAGGGAGGCGCGGCCCCTCCAGGCAGCCGGATCACGCTCCTGGTTGCATCATTTCGAAGCCACTGCCCTCCAGCTTCTCCAGCACTGCCCGCAAGGCTGGTTCCTGCCCAGGCCCTTCCCGCACTGGTCTCCTGCTCCGACCCTCGAGGCCGCCGCAGGTGCCGAGCAGAACAGCACCCCGCATCTACCCTGGCGTGCGAAACCAGTCGTGAGATCTAACCCTGGCTGGGTTTTGCTGGCTTCAGAAAAAAGTGAGTAGgatcctttctttttcaaaaactgtGCCTAATGGCAGTCCAGCTGCTCTCTGGCTCCGTCTCCGCCCGCCTGTGACTGCAGCTAGACTTCCCAGGACCCACTCAGCCACGCTCTGTCACGCACAGTCACTAGTAGTAGGGCCCTAGCTTTTCGTATCCTAAATAACTAGGCCACTCTGGAAACAGACCGTAGGAACACCGAGGGCTTCCAAACTGGTCAAAGGATATTCCAAAATCTGGTCCGTTCTGTGGCTCGGCTGTTCCCTGAGAGGATTTCAGTTCAGCCCGGATGATCCTATagtttttgcctttgttgctgTCCCAGTAAGTCTGTCCGCGGCACTCAAAGCACACAGCAAACTCTATTCTCTCGTAAGACTGAACTTTCTCAGGTAAGCTAATGTCAAAGGAGAACGTGTCCCTGTCTGAACCAGCGTAAGTGTCCTTCACATACCAACAGGGAAAGTCTGTGAAGCTTTTCCAAGTGTCAAATGTCACCCGTATTTTCACCGTCTTCTCAAACGCCAGGTTCTGCACTTTCACTGTGCCAGCAATTGCTCTGTCTTTCAGCACACAGTTTTCAAGGCATACGTGGTCGGTCTGAAGCCGATTTCTAAAGTCTAAGTAATCTGCGGAAGGCTGTGAAAAATCCAGAACAAAGCTCTCGCTCTCTGCTGTCGTCAGACTCACAATGTTGTCTAGGAGCTCAGTGATGTTAAACGGAATATCTAACGGGTCATCGAATTCCGAGAACACTTTGACCATTGTCAGGGCCAGCCCTTGGTTGTCTGCGAAGGACACCCGCTTTTTCACCTTCTTCTCCTGCACGGTGGGGGCCACCATTCCGCCGGCTTCATCTTTGCTGCTCAGCTGAATGCAAGGCCTCAGTGGTTTGCTTGGCTTTGGTGAAGCCTTGAAGGCGAATCTCTCTCTGCGCAAGGAAGGGGCCATGCAGCTGTACCTGCACTCTATGTCCACAGCCATCATTGGGTTAGAGGAACAGGCTAGAACCCTggcaaaaggggaaagaaagaaacggCCGTGAGATCAGACAGAAGTTAAACTCCTCATTCGAACGGGGACTGGCGAACaatgtctgccttcagctctggcccagcccctctccccccctcccaccccccacccccaccccccctccgctGTGGTTCCGTATTAACTCAAGTGTGATCCAGCATGACCTTGGGTTCAGGGGACATTAAGACTGTAAAGTGGGGTGAAAAAGAGGACTGGggtcaaaacaaatgaaaaaacaaactattttcaCAGGTTTTTCTGTCGGGATTTCTTGGGGGGCCTCACATGCCAGAGCGCCTTGGGGAATACTGAAAAGAACAGGCGGTCTGCAAGAGTTCCCAAACTTATCTAACTAAGGAATCCTTTTTTTGTGGAACAGCTTGCGGAACACATGTTCTGAGGAACACACTTTGGTAAAGACGGCTTTAAtaggatgaaaataaatgaactcatgCCACGAATATTGGTAGTACCTATATGCCAGATATTATGCTAGACACTGGGATTCAATGGGGAACACAGACACAAAGCTGTAcagtaggtttttatttttatttatttatttaaatattttttaagatgtttattttgagagagtgtgtgtgtgcacacgtgagggaggggcagagagagggggagagagaaccccaagcaggctcctggctgtcagcatagagcctgatgtggggcttgaactcacaaactgtaagatcatgacctgagccgaagccgaaattgagagttggtcacttaaccaactgagccatccacgtgctcCTAGATTTTTATATTccagcatatttttcttttaaaaaatgccaacaaTTCAGTTGTTTTCAACCTTTCATATAggtgaatatttgttttttctgtagTGGAAAATAGTCTCTAtaagaataaaaggcaaagagaatCATGCTACAAGATCAGGTTAAATCTGACTTCctaaaaactatatttttctagaagtgagaaaaaataaaaccaaatgattAAAGACAAACtgggaaaacattttataaaaagcatgGCAGCAAAGAGTTAATACCTTCATATACAAAGAGTTCctacaaaacaataacaaagtaaaatagtcaacacagaaaaatgagcaaagaacatgaatagaagattcctgaaaaaaattaaaattggcccataaatatacaaaatgtccAACTTAAAGAATTTAGAGTAGAAAACAATGCCTGTGGTTGCCTACTGAGTTagtaaagactttttaaagataatataaacACATGTATTAGTCTAAGTCAGCACAACCTTTCTAAATATTCTTCtcatttttggttctttttttaacatttattcattttgacatattcgttttatatattttgagagaaagagagagagtgagagagcatgtgagagggggaagggcagagagagaggaagacacagaatccgaagcaggctccagcctctgagttgtcagcacagagctggatgtggggctggaaacccaggaaccgtgagatcatgacctgagccgaagtcagacgcttaaccgactgagccacccaggcgtcccgatcATTTTTGGTTCTAATATCGCATACAGGTATTCATTTTAAAGAGTTAATGAAAAATGCATGGGGGTTAATGTACTAAAATGGTCAATGCAGCATCCTAGGGAGGAAAAcgtgagaaaatgaaaataacctaaatgaCCGATAACAGGTATCTGGTTAAATCAAGTATACCACCACATCCAGTGATAAAATTTTATATCATCATTAAAactattatttggaaaaaaaggtataaatggcatagaaaaaatggataataatATACTGTCAAtgtaaaaaatagagaagataaaattgtaCATAGACTAGATTTGTGGGAGAAAAATATTAGGTATATGCGCAGAAAAAAAGACTAGAGATAGATTTAAAACCCTTAGAATATCCAGGTGATGTGATTTCAGgatctttgttttcctgttttgtgtttcttgtattttccaaaatcacATCAAGGGGTAAAACGAATCTAAAAAATGCCTCAAATATTTAAGATTGGCCAAAAACCTATCCTATCAAACACTATGGCCTCGCTAAAGTCAAGCAATTTTTATCATTCCACTTACCATGGCAAATTTATATTGATTTGATGGTTACAAAGGGCTAATGAAGAAGTCAGTGATGAACCCAGGATTAAAATCTGGTCTGTGAACCGCAGAACACAGGGTGTGGATTCCTTCCCAAACCTCTCTCCCCTCGCCATGGCAAAGGGGAAGGTATGTGCTGGGGTTGGGCTGCTTGCTCTCAGGCCTCCCCTGGTTCCTGCCCACTGGTGGGGGGCTTCAGGGTGATGGTATATTTGatcaaatatacaaagaaaaataagaacaaagacgTACTGGGTTTGATcccattttccaaaagaaatataacCCTTCCCCTAGGATGCAGGAACCATTTAGTGATAACTGACTGGAGAAACATACACATTCAGagcaaaaacaataaattatagcCGCAATGTAGTTAtctaaacatacattttaaacgATACTTGTCTTACTGTTTCCCCTCTAACAAAACCAATGAGTGAACATTTTAGGA includes:
- the PPP1R3B gene encoding protein phosphatase 1 regulatory subunit 3B isoform X1, which gives rise to MCTSTLMSCTRVLACSSNPMMAVDIECRYSCMAPSLRRERFAFKASPKPSKPLRPCIQLSSKDEAGGMVAPTVQEKKVKKRVSFADNQGLALTMVKVFSEFDDPLDIPFNITELLDNIVSLTTAESESFVLDFSQPSADYLDFRNRLQTDHVCLENCVLKDRAIAGTVKVQNLAFEKTVKIRVTFDTWKSFTDFPCWYVKDTYAGSDRDTFSFDISLPEKVQSYERIEFAVCFECRGQTYWDSNKGKNYRIIRAELKSSQGTAEPQNGPDFGISFDQFGSPRCSYGLFPEWPSYLGYEKLGPYY
- the PPP1R3B gene encoding protein phosphatase 1 regulatory subunit 3B isoform X2; this translates as MMAVDIECRYSCMAPSLRRERFAFKASPKPSKPLRPCIQLSSKDEAGGMVAPTVQEKKVKKRVSFADNQGLALTMVKVFSEFDDPLDIPFNITELLDNIVSLTTAESESFVLDFSQPSADYLDFRNRLQTDHVCLENCVLKDRAIAGTVKVQNLAFEKTVKIRVTFDTWKSFTDFPCWYVKDTYAGSDRDTFSFDISLPEKVQSYERIEFAVCFECRGQTYWDSNKGKNYRIIRAELKSSQGTAEPQNGPDFGISFDQFGSPRCSYGLFPEWPSYLGYEKLGPYY